Proteins encoded together in one Bacteroides zoogleoformans window:
- a CDS encoding AMP-binding protein produces MLERFLSQTSFSSQEDFIKNFKVNVPENFNFGYDIVDAWAAEEPDKKALLWTNDQGECRQYTFADLKAETDRTAAYFQRLGIGHGDMVMLILKRRVEFWFSIIALHKLGAVVIPATHLLTKKDIVYRCNAAGIKMIVCAGEEVIIKHIVDAIPQSPSLKTLVSIGPDMPEGFENFHKGVEAAPAFVRPAHANSNEDTSLMYFTSGTTGNPKMVAHDFTYPLGHIVTAGFWHNLHRDSLHFTIADTGWGKAVWGKLYGQMIVGANIFVYDHEKFTPADILDKIHEYRITSLCAPPTIYRFLIKEDITKYDLSSLEYCTTAGEALNFSVYETFKKVTGIRLMEGFGQTETTLTLGTFPWMEPKPGSMGVPNPQYAIDLLTPDDRSAEDGEQGQIVIRTDKGKPIGLFKEYYRAPGLTEDAWHDGIYYTGDVAWRDEDGYYWFVGRADDVIKSSGYRIGPFEVENALMTHPAVVECAITGVPDEIRGQVVKATIILSKEYKERAGEELIKELQNHVKKVTAPYKYPRVIEFVDELPKTISGKIRRVEIRKNDEK; encoded by the coding sequence ATGTTAGAAAGATTTTTATCGCAAACCTCTTTTTCTTCGCAAGAAGATTTCATCAAGAATTTTAAAGTAAACGTGCCGGAGAACTTCAACTTCGGCTATGACATAGTAGATGCCTGGGCTGCCGAAGAGCCTGACAAGAAGGCCCTGCTCTGGACCAACGACCAAGGCGAATGCCGCCAATACACCTTTGCCGACCTCAAGGCCGAAACCGACCGTACTGCCGCCTACTTTCAAAGGCTCGGCATAGGTCATGGAGATATGGTGATGCTTATTCTGAAACGTCGTGTGGAATTCTGGTTCAGCATCATCGCCCTGCACAAATTGGGTGCGGTGGTCATCCCTGCCACACACCTGCTGACAAAGAAAGACATCGTCTATCGATGCAATGCCGCCGGCATCAAGATGATAGTCTGCGCAGGTGAAGAGGTTATCATCAAGCACATTGTGGATGCCATACCGCAATCACCCAGCCTGAAAACACTTGTCAGCATCGGGCCGGACATGCCCGAAGGCTTCGAAAACTTCCATAAAGGAGTGGAGGCAGCTCCTGCTTTCGTCCGCCCGGCGCATGCCAACAGCAACGAAGACACCTCGCTGATGTACTTCACCAGCGGCACCACGGGCAACCCGAAGATGGTGGCACACGACTTCACCTATCCACTGGGGCACATCGTCACCGCCGGATTCTGGCACAACCTGCACCGTGACAGCCTGCATTTCACCATTGCCGATACCGGCTGGGGAAAAGCCGTCTGGGGGAAACTGTACGGACAGATGATTGTTGGTGCCAATATCTTTGTCTACGACCATGAGAAATTCACCCCTGCCGACATACTGGACAAAATACACGAGTACCGCATCACCTCGCTTTGCGCACCGCCCACCATATACCGCTTCCTCATCAAAGAGGATATCACGAAGTACGACCTCTCGTCGTTGGAGTACTGCACCACCGCCGGCGAAGCACTCAACTTCTCAGTCTACGAAACTTTTAAGAAGGTCACCGGCATACGCCTGATGGAAGGATTCGGGCAGACGGAAACCACGCTTACGCTGGGTACCTTCCCATGGATGGAACCGAAACCGGGCAGCATGGGTGTGCCCAATCCGCAGTATGCCATCGACCTGCTGACTCCTGACGACCGTTCGGCCGAAGACGGCGAACAGGGACAAATCGTTATCCGCACAGACAAAGGAAAACCTATAGGTCTGTTCAAAGAGTATTACCGCGCCCCCGGACTGACGGAAGACGCATGGCACGACGGCATCTACTACACGGGCGACGTGGCATGGCGCGACGAAGACGGCTACTACTGGTTCGTGGGGCGTGCCGATGACGTCATCAAGAGCAGCGGCTACCGCATCGGCCCGTTTGAGGTGGAAAACGCACTGATGACCCACCCCGCCGTAGTAGAATGCGCCATCACCGGAGTGCCCGACGAAATACGCGGACAAGTGGTGAAGGCCACCATCATATTGAGCAAGGAATACAAGGAGCGTGCCGGCGAGGAGCTTATCAAAGAGTTGCAGAACCACGTAAAGAAAGTGACCGCACCCTATAAATATCCGCGTGTCATCGAATTCGTAGACGAACTTCCCAAGACCATCAGCGGTAAAATCCGTCGCGTGGAAATCAGGAAAAACGATGAAAAATAG
- a CDS encoding helix-turn-helix domain-containing protein, with product MDEQIRQIAERLRGLRDVLELTAEDIARDCDISVEEYRLAETGDHDISVSMLQKIARRYAIALDALMFGQEPKMTSYFLTRAGKGTSMERTKAYKYQSLAAGFINRTADPFIVTVEPKSDDTPMHFNSHPGQEFNLILEGRMMICIDGKELILNEGDSLYFNSKLPHGMKALDGKTVRFLAVIM from the coding sequence ATGGACGAACAGATTAGACAAATAGCCGAGCGCCTGCGCGGACTGCGCGACGTATTGGAACTGACCGCCGAGGATATTGCCCGAGATTGTGACATCTCTGTCGAAGAATATCGTCTTGCCGAAACCGGCGACCATGACATCTCCGTCAGCATGCTGCAAAAAATCGCCCGCCGCTACGCCATCGCACTCGATGCGCTAATGTTCGGGCAAGAGCCTAAAATGACCTCCTATTTCCTGACACGTGCCGGAAAGGGAACCAGCATGGAACGTACCAAAGCCTATAAATATCAATCGCTGGCCGCCGGCTTCATCAATCGTACAGCCGACCCATTCATCGTGACCGTGGAACCTAAGTCCGACGACACGCCGATGCACTTCAACAGCCATCCCGGACAAGAGTTCAACCTTATACTCGAGGGACGCATGATGATTTGCATCGACGGTAAAGAACTGATTCTGAACGAGGGAGACAGTCTGTACTTCAACTCCAAACTGCCGCATGGCATGAAAGCGCTGGACGGAAAAACCGTGCGCTTCCTTGCAGTCATCATGTAG